The following coding sequences are from one Triticum dicoccoides isolate Atlit2015 ecotype Zavitan chromosome 4A, WEW_v2.0, whole genome shotgun sequence window:
- the LOC119286862 gene encoding monoacylglycerol lipase-like → MAGSMQAADAAGRISALLSLLALRRILAVLQPLLLLLLLPFRWRAARQGDAAAADAVVSASASSGKKAKAAVVLRVPAVCSRRQALARREAAMRRAREAGRDYELVPTARGETLFTQSWWPHASSSVKPRALVLVMHGLNEHSGRYDHLAKRLNAMDVKVYGMDWTGHGGSDGLHGYVQSLDLAVQDMKMYLKKISAENPGVPCFCFGHSTGGGIILKAVLDPEVDALVNGIILTSPAVRVQPAHPVVAALAPVFALIAPRYQFTGSSKNGPAVSRDPEALRVKYSDPLVFTGSIRVRTGYEILRLTAYLQQHLRRVTVPLLVLHGADDMVTDPEGSRRLHREASTPDKDIRLYDGLLHDLLIEPEKEVVLGDIVDWLTPRI, encoded by the exons ATGGCCGGGAGCATGCAGGCGGCGGACGCGGCGGGGCGGATCAGCGCGCTGCTGTCGCTGCTCGCGCTGCGCCGGATCCTCGCCGTGCTCCAGCCcttgctcctgctcctgctcctgccCTTCCGCTGGCGGGCGGCGCGCCAGGGGGACGCCGCCGCGGCCGACGCCGTCGTCtcggcctccgcctcctccgggaagaaggccaaGGCCGCCGTCGTGCTGCGGGTGCCCGCCGTCTGCTCCCGGAGGCAGGCCCTCGCCCGCCGCGAGGCCGCCATGCGCCGCGCCAGGGAGGCCGGCCGGGACTACGAGCTCGTCCCCACCGCCCGCGGCGAGACGCTCTTCACGCAGTCCTGGTGGCCGCACGCCTCCTCCTCCGTCAAGCCCAG GGCGCTTGTTCTTGTCATGCACGGGTTGAACGAGCACAG TGGGAGGTATGATCATCTGGCCAAACGGTTGAACGCCATGGATGTCAAGGTTTATGGCATGGACTGGACTG GCCATGGTGGAAGTGATGGTCTCCATGGGTACGTCCAATCTCTCGATCTTGCTGTGCAGGACATG AAAATGTATCTGAAGAAGATCTCAGCCGAGAACCCTGGCGTCCCATGCTTCTGCTTTGGGCACTCCACCGGTGGAGGCATCATCCTCAAG GCTGTGCTTGATCCGGAGGTCGATGCTCTTGTCAATGGCATCATCCTCACATCGCCGGCTGTCCGTGTACAACCCGCGCATCCTGTCGTCGCG GCGCTTGCCCCGGTTTTCGCCCTGATCGCGCCTCGGTACCAGTTCACGGGGTCGAGCAAGAACGGGCCGGCGGTGTCGCGCGACCCGGAGGCGCTGAGGGTCAAGTACTCGGACCCGCTGGTGTTCACGGGGTCCATCCGGGTGCGCACCGGCTACGAGATCCTCCGGCTCACGGCCTACCTGCAGCAGCACCTGCGCAGGGTCACGGTGCCGCTGCTGGTGCTGCACGGCGCCGACGACATGGTGACCGACCCGGAGGGCTCGCGGAGGCTGCACCGGGAGGCCTCCACCCCGGACAAGGACATCCGGCTCTACGACGGCCTGCTGCACGACCTGCTCATCGAGCCCGAGAAGGAGGTGGTGCTGGGCGACATCGTCGACTGGCTGACCCCGAGGATTTGA